CCTCGCGCTTCGGCGTCAGGATCACCGCGTGCGTCGCGCGGCCGTCGATGGTCGCGGCGCCGCCGTCGGCGACGTCGTAGTTCGTCCGCGGCGACGTGAGCAGATCGTCGATCACGTCGAGCCCCACGCCGGACTTGCTCGTCGCGGGGAGCTTCAGCACCTGGCCCGGCGCGGCGCTCGGCAGATACACCCACAGGTACTTGCCGTCGGACACGACGCGGTCGCCGACGCCGGTGAAGCGGAGCGAGAGCTTGCCGGGCTGCGCGAGCGCGAGCTCGCCGGTGCTCTTCGACTGGTTGCCGGTGAGCGGGTTGTTCAGCGTCTGCTCGAACGTGGCGCGCACCGTGCCCGCCTGCTTGAACGCGCGCGCCGCGCGGTCGATCGTCGCCGCGGGCGTCTGTGCGCCGACGGTCGCGGCGGTGAGCAGGCCGAGGACGGCCGGGATATGGATCAGTCGCATCGGAAAGGCCACTGGTGATGCACTGTCCTACCCGGCGCGGCCGGCCACCGTTCCGGCTGGGTGCGCCATCTCGCGCCCGATCGCGGTGGCGATCGTGCTCAGCTCGTGCATGAGCCGCGCGAACTGCTCCGTGTGCAGTGTCTGCGCGCCGTCGCTGAGCGCGCGGTCGGGGTTCGGGTGCACCTCGAGGATCAGCCCGTCGGCACCGGCCGCGATCGACGCGCGCGCCATCGACGGCACGTGCTCGCGCAGTCCCACGCCGTGGCTCGGGTCGGCGATGATCGGCAGGTGCGACAGCTTGTGCACCAGCGGGATCGCCGAGAGGTCGAAGATGTTGCGCGTCGCGGGATCGAAGCCCCGCACGCCGCGCTCGCACAGGATCACGCGCGTGTTGCCTTCCGCGAGCACGTACTCGGCGGCGAGCAGCAGCTCCTGGATCGTGGCCGCCATGCCGCGCTTCAGCAGCACCGGCTTGTCCATGCGGCCGACGGCCTTCAGCAGCGAGAAGTTCTGCATGTTGCGCGCACCGATCTGGATGCAGTCGGCGTACTCGGCGACGAGGTTCGCGCCCTCCTCGTCCATCGCTTCGGTGACGATGGCGAGGCCCGTCTCGTCGCGCGCCTTCGCGAGCAGCTCGAGCCCGCGCTTGCCCATCCCCTGGAACGAGTACGGCGAGCTGCGCGGCTTGAACGCGCCGCCGCGCAGCGCCACCGCGCCCGCATCGCGCACCGCGTGCGCCGACGCGATGATCTGCGCCTCGCTCTCGACGGAGCAGGGCCCCGCGATCACCGCCACGTTGCGTCCACCGAACGCGACCCCGGGCGCGATCTCGACGACGGTGTTCTCGGCCCGCCACTCGCGCGAGACCTGCTTGAACGGCTGCGATACGCGGATGACCTCGGCGACACCGGGCATGCCCGCGACGGGGCTGCCGTCCACCGGTCGATCGTTCCCGATGAGTCCCACCGCCGTGCGCTGCGCGCCGGGCATGGCCACCGGCTGGAATCCCATCGCGCGGATCGCGTCGCACACCGCCTCGATCTGCTCGGGCGTGGCGCCGCTCTGCATCACCACCAGCATGACGTCTCCTCGTAGTCGCTCAGATGTCCGTGCTCCAGCCGTCGTGCGCGAGCTCCACCGAGCCATCCCACTGTCGCGCGACGAGCGATCGAATGTCCACGCGCTCGACGGGTGGATAGAAGTGCGTGAGCACCAGCCGCCGAGGCTGCGCCGTCGCGGCGAGCCGCGCCACGCGCTCCGGCGTGAGGTGCGTGGGTACCGCCATCTCCTCGGGCAGCGAGCACTCCGCGAGCAGCAGGTCGCATCCGTGCGACCACGCGCCGAGCGCGTCGTCCGCCGCGGTGTCGCCCGTGTAGACGAGGCGGCGCCCCGCGTGCTCGACGGAATATGCCACGCTCTCGTCGGTGTGCGGTACCTTCTGCGACCGGAGCGTGACGTCGCCGAGCGCGATGGTGCCGCCGGCCGCGAGCTCCTCCACGACCACCGGGTAGCCCGGCGCGAGCAGCTTGTCCCACAGCGCCGCGGCGATTCGCTCGAGCAGCGCGCGCGTGCCCGGCGGCCCGATCACCGTGATCGGCGCCGAGCGGGCAGGGAGCTGTCCCCACCGCCATGCGACGAACAGCGTCGCGACGTCGCTCACGTGGTCGGCGTCGAAGTGCGTGAGCGCGAGATGCGTGATCCCCGACCAGTCGGCACCGACGCCCGCCATGCGGTGCACGACACCGCTGCCGCAGTCGAGCAGCAGCTTCGTGCCGCCCGCCTCCACGAGATGGCCGGCGTTCACCCGGCGCGCGTCGGGCGCCGCGGCGCCGGTGCCGATGGTCGTTAGGCGCATGCGCGTCAGGGCGGGCCGCGGAACAGCACCTTGCGGATGCGCGTCACCCCGTCGCCCCTGAAGCGCACGAGGTAGACGCCCTCCGGCGCGTACACGCCGCGGTCGTCGGTGCCGTCCCACTCGAAGTGCGGGTCGCACCCCTCGTTCGTCTCGGTGCGGCCGCGCCCGTAGCGGCCCGGGGGCAGCGTGCCGTTCACGTCCGCGTTAGGCACCAGCCGTCGCACGTGCAGGCCGCGCAGGTCGAACACGTCGAGCTCCACGGTCGACGCGTTCTTCAGGTCGAACCAGATGCACGTGCCCGGGCGGGTGATGCCCGGGAACGGACTCGGGAACGGCGGCGACATGTCCGTCGTCGCGACCGTCTGCATCGGGTCCTCGATGAAGAACGTGCGTGCCGCGGCGATCGTGGACTGGCCCGAGCGGGCCAGCGTGGCCTGCACGCTCCACGTGTACACCGCGTTCAGCTCGAGATCGACCTTCGGCACGAAGCTCGTGTCCGAGCCCACGTTCGTGAAGGAGCTGATCTGACCGAGGTTCGTGATGGTGATCGTGTAGTTCCACGGCCCCGGCGGCTCGTTCACCTGCGGGCTGTGCCAGACGAAGCGCGGCGTGCGCGTGCGCACCGGCTGACCGACGACGGTCGGCGGCGTGATGAGCGTCAGCCAGAACGGTGTGAGCTTCGGGCCGGTGATCGGCGACGCGAAGTTGAGGCCCGTCGTCGGGTCGGTGACGATCGCACGCGCGAAGATGCGCACGTTCTCCGGCAGCGCGCGCGTAGGGGAGACCGTGACGGCGCCGCCCCGCGCGAGCACCGTCGTGTCGAGCACGAACGGCCCGGTGAAGCGGAACGAGGTGTCGAGCTGGAACCGCGTCGGCACCAGGTCGCCGGCGCCGAAGCCGGTCGCGCTGACGACGAACGTCGGCGTCACGGAGCGCAGCGTGTCCTCGGGCGGCGGGGTGACGGTCACCACGGTGGTGCCCTGCGCGGCGAGCCACGCGGGACCCACCGCGAGCGTGAGCGCGCACACCATCCCCACGCCGCGCCGGACCGCGCGGCCCGTCGTCGAGCGCACGATCACGCCGACGCGGCCACGGCCTCGCTGCTCTCCTCCGCGTCCGCCCGTGGAGCGCCGTCGCCCTTGCCGTCGGCGTCCACCTGCTGCCCGCGCAGCCGCACGCTCACCAGCGACGACACCCCGGGCTCCTGCATGGTGACGCCGTAGACTGCGTCCGCAGCCTCCGTCGTCGTGCGCGGGTTGTGCGTGATGATGATGAACTGCGTCTTCGACTTGAACTGGTTCAGCATGCGCACGAAGCGGCCGATGTTCTGGTCGTCGAGCGGCGCGTCCACCTCGTCGAGCAGGCAGAACGGGCTCGGCTTCGTGAGGAAGATGCCGAACAGCAGCGACAGCGCCACCAGTGCGCGCTCTCCACTGGACAGGAGATGAATGCGCTGCGTGCGCTTGCCCCTGGGGCTCGCGTGGATCTCGATGTCGCAGTCGAGTGGACGCTGCGGATCCTCGAGCCGGATGTCGCACTCGCCGCCGCCGAACAGCGTCATGAAGATCTGACGGAAGTTCTCGCGCACCTGTGCGAACGTGGCGAGGAACAGCTCGCGCGCCGTCGTGTCGATCTCGCGGATCGCCTGCTGCAGCGCGGCCTTCGCCTGGGACAGGTCGTCGCGCTGCGCGGAGAGGAAGTCGAACCGCCGTACCTCCTCCTCGTGCTCCTCGATGGCGAGCGGGTTCACGACGCCGAGCTGCTCGAGCTGACGGCGCAGCTCCTCGGCCTCCTCGCGCAGCCCGGTGGCCTCGTCCTCGAGCGGCTCGAACGACGACAGCAGCTCGTCGAGCGGCCGCCGCCACTCGGCCTCCAGTCGCTCGCGCAGCGCCTCGCGCCGACCAGCGAGCTGCGTGTGCCGCAGCGCCGCGGTGTGCAGCTCCTCGGCGAGCGCCGCGTTCGCGCGACGCACGTCGTCGAGTGCGTGCTCGGCGGCGGTGAGCGCCTCGTCGGCGCTCGCGACCTCCTGCTCGGCGTCGGCGAGCCGCTGCTCGATGTCGCCCAACGCGGCCTCGCGCGACTCGAGGTCCATCCGCCACGCGCCCATCTGATCGGCGAGCTGGCTGTCGGCCTCGGAGAGCGTGCTCAGCTCGCGGTGCAGCGCCTCGAGCCGCTGCGCCGCGGTCGTCAGCTCCTGCGCGAGCCGGCGCTCGCGGTCCTGCGCGACCTGCATGCGCGCCTGGGCCTGCGCCTGCTCCACCTGCCACACCGTGCGCTCCTCGCGCGCGGTCTCCAGCGCGTGCTCGCTCTCGGCGAGCTGCGCGCGCGCGTCGGCGGCCTCGCGCTCGCGCGTGTCCGCCTGCTCCACGGCGATGCGTGCGCGCTCGTCGAGCGCGGCGAGCCGCTCGGCGAGCTCCTCGTCGCGGCGCACGAGGCGCGCGTCGAGCTGCTGCGCATCGGCGAGCTCACGCTCGGCGCGCGCGCGGCGCCGCTCGAGCTCCGCGCGCAGGTCGTCGGCACGCCGCGCTTCCTGCTGCGCGACCGTCGTCGCTTCCGCCGCGACCACCTGCGCGCGATCGGCCTCGGACACCGCGGTACGCGCGGCTTCGAGCTGTTGCACTGCCTCGTTGCGCCGTGCGTCGGTCCGTTCCAGCTCCGCGCGCAGCTCGGTGATCTCCGCGCGCCGGCGCAGCGGACCGGGCCCGCCGGTCTGACCCGGCAGCAGCATCGCGCCGCGCGCGTCCACGAACGCCGTGCCGTCGCCGAGCGTGCGCACACCGCCTAACAGCGCGCGCACCCACGTCCCCGCTGCCTCGGCCGCGCCGACCTGCTCGGCGAGGCCGCCCTCCGGCGCCGGCGGGATGGCATCGGCCGGCAGCAGCAGCAGCGGGCCCAGGTTCGCCGCCGAGTGCCAGTCGCGCACCGCGTCGGCGACATCGGTGTCGCGCACCACCACGGCGTGCACCGTCGCGCCGAGGTAGCGCTCCACGAGCGCCGCCGTCGTGGCGTCGGCGGTGATGAAGTCGGAGAGCGGACCGAGGATCGCCGCCTCGCCGAAGCGCGAGCGCTCCTTCAGCAGCCGCGCCGCCGCGGGCGCGAGTCCGACGCGGTCGCGCTCCAGCGCCTCCAGCCCGTTCACCTTGCCCTGCAGCGATGCGCGCGACTCGTCCACCTTCGCGACGTCCGCGCGCGCCGCGGCCTCGCGCTCGCGCGCCTGCCGCACGAGCTGCCGCGCCTCGTCGAGCGCCGCCTGCGCCTCCTCGGCCTGCGCGCGCGCCGCGTCGGCCGCCTGCGCGGCCTCGCCCAGCTCGCGGCTCGCGAGCGCGTGACGATCCTGCAGCTGCGCGAGATCCGCTTCCAGCGCCTCGCGCCGCTGACGCACCTCGGTCTGCTCGCGGCTCGTCGCCTCGCGGTCGATCTCGAGTCGGCGCGCCTGCTCACGCAGCTCGCGCGCCGAGCGCTCCGCCTGCTCGAGCTGCTGCCGCGCGCTCGCGACCACGCGGCGCGTCTCCTCCTCGAGCGCGGTGCGCTGCGCGAGCTCCTCGATCGCGACGCGCAGCGCCTCCTCGGTCTGCCGCCGCTCGTCGATCGCGCGCTCGCGCTCGGCCTGCATCCGCTCGCCTAACGCCTCGCCCTCGCGGCGCTCCTCCTCCGCGCGCGACCGGCGCGACGACGCGTTGCGATGGCGCTCCTCGGCGACGGCGATCTCGCCGCGCAGCGTGAGCACGTCCTCCCGCTGCGCGGCGGCGATGCGCGCCAGCTCGCCGCGGCTCGCTTCCGCCGAGCCGCGGCGCTGGTGCGCCTGCTCGCGCTCGCGCTCCGCCTCGCCGAGTCGTGCCTCCGCCTGCGGATTCGCCTGCTGCAGCTCGGCGAGCCGCGCGTCGAGCCGCGCGAGCTCGTCGCGCCACTCCTCCATCTCGCGGCCCGCGAGCGTGAGCTCGACGTTGAACCGCCGCGCCGTCAGCTCGGCGTGCCGCTCCGCCCGCCGTCGCTGCCGGGCGAGC
This DNA window, taken from Gemmatirosa kalamazoonensis, encodes the following:
- a CDS encoding LolA family protein — protein: MRLIHIPAVLGLLTAATVGAQTPAATIDRAARAFKQAGTVRATFEQTLNNPLTGNQSKSTGELALAQPGKLSLRFTGVGDRVVSDGKYLWVYLPSAAPGQVLKLPATSKSGVGLDVIDDLLTSPRTNYDVADGGAATIDGRATHAVILTPKREGQGITKAQVWVDDASGALRQVVLTQDTGLERTWHITSWTPNAKLAKSTFTFDVPAGARVVDQDAFRGAR
- a CDS encoding MBL fold metallo-hydrolase codes for the protein MRLTTIGTGAAAPDARRVNAGHLVEAGGTKLLLDCGSGVVHRMAGVGADWSGITHLALTHFDADHVSDVATLFVAWRWGQLPARSAPITVIGPPGTRALLERIAAALWDKLLAPGYPVVVEELAAGGTIALGDVTLRSQKVPHTDESVAYSVEHAGRRLVYTGDTAADDALGAWSHGCDLLLAECSLPEEMAVPTHLTPERVARLAATAQPRRLVLTHFYPPVERVDIRSLVARQWDGSVELAHDGWSTDI
- the smc gene encoding chromosome segregation protein SMC, which produces MTKLELHGFKSFADHTNLVFDRGATAIVGPNGCGKSNVSDSIRWVLGEQRARMLRGGSMTEVIFQGSSARKPVNVAEVSLHFDNADGTLPVPFKEVVITRRLSRSGDSEYFLNRAPCRLRDIQDLVRGTGLGADSGVVIESKMIDALLSDRPDDRRELFEEAAGVGLYRDRRRSAERRLEETTVDLSRLDDLINEVGQQVRALARQRRRAERHAELTARRFNVELTLAGREMEEWRDELARLDARLAELQQANPQAEARLGEAEREREQAHQRRGSAEASRGELARIAAAQREDVLTLRGEIAVAEERHRNASSRRSRAEEERREGEALGERMQAERERAIDERRQTEEALRVAIEELAQRTALEEETRRVVASARQQLEQAERSARELREQARRLEIDREATSREQTEVRQRREALEADLAQLQDRHALASRELGEAAQAADAARAQAEEAQAALDEARQLVRQAREREAAARADVAKVDESRASLQGKVNGLEALERDRVGLAPAAARLLKERSRFGEAAILGPLSDFITADATTAALVERYLGATVHAVVVRDTDVADAVRDWHSAANLGPLLLLPADAIPPAPEGGLAEQVGAAEAAGTWVRALLGGVRTLGDGTAFVDARGAMLLPGQTGGPGPLRRRAEITELRAELERTDARRNEAVQQLEAARTAVSEADRAQVVAAEATTVAQQEARRADDLRAELERRRARAERELADAQQLDARLVRRDEELAERLAALDERARIAVEQADTREREAADARAQLAESEHALETAREERTVWQVEQAQAQARMQVAQDRERRLAQELTTAAQRLEALHRELSTLSEADSQLADQMGAWRMDLESREAALGDIEQRLADAEQEVASADEALTAAEHALDDVRRANAALAEELHTAALRHTQLAGRREALRERLEAEWRRPLDELLSSFEPLEDEATGLREEAEELRRQLEQLGVVNPLAIEEHEEEVRRFDFLSAQRDDLSQAKAALQQAIREIDTTARELFLATFAQVRENFRQIFMTLFGGGECDIRLEDPQRPLDCDIEIHASPRGKRTQRIHLLSSGERALVALSLLFGIFLTKPSPFCLLDEVDAPLDDQNIGRFVRMLNQFKSKTQFIIITHNPRTTTEAADAVYGVTMQEPGVSSLVSVRLRGQQVDADGKGDGAPRADAEESSEAVAASA
- the aroF gene encoding 3-deoxy-7-phosphoheptulonate synthase codes for the protein MLVVMQSGATPEQIEAVCDAIRAMGFQPVAMPGAQRTAVGLIGNDRPVDGSPVAGMPGVAEVIRVSQPFKQVSREWRAENTVVEIAPGVAFGGRNVAVIAGPCSVESEAQIIASAHAVRDAGAVALRGGAFKPRSSPYSFQGMGKRGLELLAKARDETGLAIVTEAMDEEGANLVAEYADCIQIGARNMQNFSLLKAVGRMDKPVLLKRGMAATIQELLLAAEYVLAEGNTRVILCERGVRGFDPATRNIFDLSAIPLVHKLSHLPIIADPSHGVGLREHVPSMARASIAAGADGLILEVHPNPDRALSDGAQTLHTEQFARLMHELSTIATAIGREMAHPAGTVAGRAG